A stretch of Paludisphaera borealis DNA encodes these proteins:
- a CDS encoding TIGR00282 family metallophosphoesterase, producing MTPLKILFIGDVVGSPGRKILSQVLPRLIPRWGLGLVVCNAENSAGGSGLTLKCFEELIDAGVDVMTMGDHVYRKDEVFQVFDKSDRVLRPANYPSESPGPDLALVTARDGTPAAVFSVLGRTFMKPVDCPFHAADRMLERIGVSTRVVLVDVHAEATSDKMLLGRYLDGRVSAVLGTHTHVPTADEQILAGGTAFQSDVGMTGPHDGILGRRYDRVLSATLTFVPSYFDVATGNPRLNGSLVTVNPENGRAMAIQRVSIGPEDTQRILTGALAHPAPPVPPLSGLESPG from the coding sequence TTGACCCCCCTCAAGATTCTGTTCATCGGCGACGTCGTGGGCTCCCCCGGGCGCAAGATCCTCTCTCAGGTGCTCCCCCGGCTGATCCCCCGCTGGGGCCTCGGGCTCGTCGTCTGCAACGCCGAGAACTCGGCGGGCGGCTCGGGGTTGACCCTCAAGTGCTTCGAGGAGCTGATCGACGCGGGGGTCGACGTGATGACGATGGGCGACCACGTCTATCGCAAGGATGAGGTCTTCCAGGTCTTCGACAAGTCCGACCGCGTGCTCCGGCCCGCCAACTATCCCTCCGAATCGCCGGGCCCCGATCTGGCCCTGGTCACGGCCCGGGACGGCACGCCCGCGGCGGTCTTCTCGGTGCTCGGCCGGACCTTCATGAAGCCGGTCGACTGCCCGTTCCACGCCGCCGACCGCATGCTCGAACGCATCGGCGTTTCCACGCGGGTCGTCCTGGTCGACGTTCACGCCGAGGCCACCAGCGACAAGATGCTCCTGGGCCGCTACCTCGACGGACGGGTCTCGGCCGTGCTGGGAACCCATACCCACGTTCCGACCGCCGACGAGCAGATCCTCGCCGGCGGCACCGCCTTTCAGAGCGACGTGGGCATGACCGGCCCGCACGACGGAATCCTCGGCCGCCGCTACGACCGCGTCCTGAGCGCGACCTTGACCTTCGTCCCGAGCTACTTCGACGTGGCCACGGGGAACCCACGGCTCAACGGTAGTCTCGTCACCGTGAATCCCGAAAACGGCCGGGCGATGGCCATCCAGCGCGTTAGCATCGGCCCGGAGGACACCCAACGCATCCTCACCGGCGCCCTGGCGCACCCCGCACCGCCGGTGCCTCCGCTGTCGGGCTTGGAGTCTCCTGGCTGA
- a CDS encoding phosphotransferase enzyme family protein yields MTSDAPKRLLERYGRDLQPVDVLRPLGGFGGHSGSRLWRYTSASGERLVRAWPEAGQRRERIETIHGWLREAGDLAFVPLPILALDGRTVQELQGTCWEVTPWLAGSADASRPPRVERVRAAFRALGEFHVRLAKDASLGRSPGLILRCEELERLTAGGFDKIEADLNSGADDPCRPTAREWLSLARRTAPSALGMIREASRLASPLQPCLRDARPEHFLFEGDRVTGLVDFGAMDVETVAADLARLLGEWLPLPAGRQLRAEGIKAYMEFKSLNPEHLLLAGAFEAAADVLIGERWIRWRFREHRRFDDQMAVADGLTRGLGRLRGLSARLG; encoded by the coding sequence ATGACTTCCGACGCGCCGAAGCGGCTCCTGGAGCGGTACGGTCGCGATCTCCAACCGGTCGACGTCCTCCGGCCATTGGGCGGTTTCGGCGGCCATAGCGGCTCGCGGCTCTGGCGGTACACGTCGGCGTCGGGCGAGCGACTCGTCAGAGCCTGGCCCGAAGCAGGGCAGCGCAGGGAGCGCATTGAGACGATCCACGGCTGGCTCCGCGAGGCCGGCGACCTCGCCTTCGTGCCCCTGCCGATCCTCGCGCTCGACGGACGGACGGTTCAGGAACTACAGGGAACCTGCTGGGAGGTCACCCCCTGGCTCGCCGGCTCGGCCGACGCGAGCCGGCCTCCGAGGGTCGAGCGCGTCCGCGCGGCGTTCCGGGCGCTCGGTGAATTCCACGTTCGACTCGCGAAGGATGCGTCGCTCGGTCGGAGTCCCGGTCTGATCCTGCGCTGCGAGGAGTTGGAACGACTGACGGCGGGGGGCTTCGACAAGATCGAGGCCGATCTGAACTCCGGGGCTGACGACCCCTGCCGGCCCACGGCCCGCGAGTGGCTGAGCCTGGCCCGACGGACGGCCCCAAGCGCCCTGGGGATGATCCGCGAGGCCAGCCGACTCGCCTCGCCGCTTCAGCCCTGCCTTCGCGACGCCCGTCCCGAGCACTTCCTGTTTGAAGGCGATCGCGTGACCGGCCTGGTCGACTTCGGCGCGATGGACGTGGAGACCGTCGCAGCCGACCTGGCTCGGTTGCTAGGCGAGTGGCTGCCGCTCCCCGCCGGCCGGCAGCTTCGGGCCGAAGGAATCAAGGCATATATGGAATTCAAATCGCTGAATCCCGAGCACCTATTGTTAGCGGGGGCCTTCGAGGCCGCCGCTGACGTGCTGATCGGCGAGCGCTGGATTCGATGGCGGTTCCGCGAGCACCGGCGGTTCGACGACCAGATGGCCGTCGCTGATGGGCTCACGCGCGGGCTCGGCCGCCTACGCGGCCTGTCGGCCCGGCTGGGCTGA
- a CDS encoding lysophospholipid acyltransferase family protein: MNSWVSLALTALLLALPRVLMTRGEADAAARIKPEIHGDLAFYWWVIRFYTWFWHRLQHVGWAPLPETGPAVLISNHTCCIDHLLLQSSCRRVLGFMIAREFFELPIVHAFCVRVGCIPVNRDGRDLQAIRVALRALDEGKVLPIFPEGKVTANSGRTLGPMLPGAAFIAVRSGAPVIPAYIYGSPLTDDIAQSLLWRSRARVRFGPPIDMSDIKPSQAGDKNVLARVSDRFERALLELQAQCLEADPEAGPETVETSTMPARAG; the protein is encoded by the coding sequence ATGAACTCCTGGGTTTCGCTCGCCTTGACCGCCCTCCTGCTCGCCTTGCCCCGCGTCCTCATGACTCGCGGCGAGGCCGACGCCGCAGCAAGGATCAAACCGGAAATCCACGGCGACCTCGCCTTCTACTGGTGGGTCATTCGATTCTACACCTGGTTCTGGCACCGGCTCCAACACGTCGGCTGGGCGCCGCTGCCCGAGACCGGCCCGGCCGTCCTGATCTCGAACCATACCTGCTGCATCGACCACCTGCTGCTCCAGTCGAGCTGCCGCCGAGTGCTCGGGTTCATGATCGCGCGCGAGTTCTTCGAGCTGCCGATCGTCCACGCGTTTTGCGTCCGCGTCGGCTGCATACCCGTCAACCGCGACGGCCGCGACCTCCAGGCCATCCGCGTGGCGCTCCGGGCGCTCGACGAAGGGAAGGTCTTGCCGATCTTTCCCGAGGGCAAGGTCACGGCGAATTCCGGCCGTACGCTGGGACCGATGCTGCCCGGCGCCGCGTTCATCGCCGTGCGGTCCGGGGCACCCGTCATCCCCGCATACATCTATGGATCGCCGCTGACCGACGACATCGCCCAGTCGCTCCTGTGGCGGTCGCGCGCCCGCGTCCGGTTCGGTCCTCCCATCGACATGTCCGACATTAAACCCTCTCAGGCCGGCGACAAGAATGTGCTCGCGCGGGTCTCCGATCGATTCGAACGCGCCCTCCTGGAACTCCAGGCCCAGTGCCTCGAAGCCGACCCGGAAGCAGGCCCCGAGACTGTCGAGACCTCGACCATGCCGGCGCGAGCCGGATGA
- a CDS encoding acyl carrier protein, whose product MNTCLTSDKIASLLDVVSEMIRSVSAKAKERTITAETLLLEELALDSLDLVRVIMLMEDRYQVTIDLDEVPNMKCVADLARTLDHELKTAA is encoded by the coding sequence ATGAATACCTGTCTCACGTCGGACAAGATTGCCAGTCTCCTGGACGTGGTGTCGGAGATGATCCGTTCCGTCTCGGCCAAGGCCAAGGAGCGAACGATCACCGCGGAAACCCTGCTGCTCGAGGAGCTGGCGCTCGATTCGCTTGACCTCGTTCGCGTGATCATGCTCATGGAAGATCGCTACCAGGTCACGATCGACCTGGACGAAGTACCGAACATGAAGTGCGTCGCCGACCTCGCCCGGACCCTCGATCACGAGCTGAAAACCGCCGCCTGA
- a CDS encoding fumarylacetoacetate hydrolase family protein — MRLLKFTLGTDPTPRVGCLEDGRVVPLGAGPSALSDLLHSPDVARAVEDGKRRTSERLDLASVRVLAPIDRQEVWGAGVTYERSKVARQEESEQGATFYDLVYRAPRPELFFKATPSRVAGPSQPVRVRHDSIWSVPEPELALVLSPSLELVGFTVGNDMSARDIEGENPLYLPQAKVYDGCCALGPVITLAAALPKPDALEVRLEIERAGEVVFSGRTSTSRMARRYEELIGWLGRDNLFPDGAVLLTGTGVVPPDDFSLAAGDVARITIEGIGMLENPVVQSDR; from the coding sequence ATGCGGTTGCTCAAGTTCACTCTCGGTACCGACCCGACGCCCCGCGTGGGATGCCTTGAAGACGGCCGCGTCGTCCCCCTCGGCGCCGGCCCGTCGGCCCTTTCGGACCTCCTTCACAGCCCGGACGTCGCCCGCGCGGTCGAGGACGGAAAGCGGCGAACGTCCGAACGACTCGATCTCGCTTCGGTTCGCGTGCTCGCCCCGATCGACCGCCAGGAAGTCTGGGGCGCGGGAGTGACGTACGAGCGGAGCAAGGTGGCTCGCCAGGAAGAGTCGGAGCAGGGGGCGACGTTTTACGACCTCGTCTACCGCGCGCCTCGGCCGGAGCTGTTCTTCAAGGCGACGCCGAGCCGCGTCGCCGGCCCGTCGCAGCCGGTTCGCGTCCGTCACGACTCGATATGGTCGGTGCCCGAGCCCGAGCTTGCCCTGGTCCTCTCGCCGAGCCTGGAACTCGTCGGCTTCACCGTCGGCAACGACATGAGCGCGCGCGACATCGAAGGCGAGAATCCGCTTTATCTGCCTCAGGCCAAGGTCTATGACGGCTGCTGCGCGCTCGGGCCGGTGATCACGCTCGCGGCCGCGCTGCCGAAGCCCGACGCCCTAGAAGTCCGGCTCGAAATCGAGCGGGCCGGGGAGGTCGTCTTCTCGGGGCGGACGAGCACGTCGCGGATGGCTCGACGCTACGAGGAGCTGATCGGCTGGCTGGGACGAGACAATCTTTTCCCCGACGGCGCGGTGCTACTGACCGGAACCGGCGTGGTGCCGCCCGACGACTTCAGCCTCGCCGCCGGCGACGTGGCGCGGATCACGATCGAAGGAATCGGCATGCTGGAGAACCCCGTCGTCCAGAGTGATCGGTGA
- a CDS encoding beta-ketoacyl-[acyl-carrier-protein] synthase family protein, with translation MPERIYVVGHGAITCLGLDMDETWRGLIAGKSGLRRQPTLGRDQFLQDVAGVVDDLAAVSRTEDRELTRLSARFLTLSMAAARAAWADAGLDRLGDRIDADRAAVVVGSAFGGLDFLEAQQARARKRQDLSVSPFLVPGLLINQAGGQISQQLKLYGPGMAPANACASGGHAIIFGAMLLKAGDADLALCGAGESAFMPAIVNGFYTMKALFGGKAGDRSENDPSAASRPFSRDRSGFVMSEGAGMIALATASAVERLGLKPQAELLGYALNSDGSHMTMPNQERITRCVGQALRNAGVQPDSVDYYNAHGTSTQANDATETKVLKEVFGDRAGKLLVSSIKGALGHSLGAASAIEAAACVRVLNDQVVPPTINYLADPELDLDYVPNQAREARVRTILSASFGFGGTNNVLVFGRADRSGS, from the coding sequence ATGCCGGAACGGATCTACGTGGTGGGACATGGGGCGATCACCTGCCTTGGGCTGGATATGGACGAAACCTGGCGGGGACTGATCGCCGGCAAGTCGGGACTGCGTCGTCAGCCGACTCTGGGACGCGACCAATTCCTTCAGGACGTCGCCGGCGTCGTCGACGACCTGGCCGCCGTGTCGCGGACCGAGGATCGCGAGTTGACGAGGCTCTCGGCGCGATTCTTGACGCTCTCGATGGCGGCGGCCCGCGCGGCCTGGGCCGACGCCGGGCTGGACCGCCTCGGCGACCGGATCGACGCCGACCGCGCGGCGGTCGTGGTCGGTTCGGCGTTCGGCGGGCTCGACTTCCTCGAAGCTCAGCAAGCTCGGGCGCGCAAGCGGCAAGACCTCTCCGTCAGCCCGTTTCTCGTTCCCGGCCTGCTGATCAACCAGGCCGGCGGCCAGATCTCGCAGCAGTTGAAGCTCTACGGGCCGGGGATGGCACCCGCGAACGCCTGCGCGTCGGGGGGCCACGCGATCATCTTCGGCGCGATGCTCCTGAAGGCCGGTGACGCCGACCTGGCCCTCTGTGGTGCCGGCGAAAGCGCGTTCATGCCGGCCATTGTGAACGGCTTCTACACCATGAAGGCCCTCTTCGGCGGCAAAGCCGGCGACCGTTCGGAGAACGACCCCTCGGCGGCGAGCCGACCGTTCAGCCGTGACCGCTCGGGCTTCGTGATGTCTGAGGGCGCCGGCATGATCGCCCTGGCCACCGCGAGCGCCGTCGAGCGACTGGGGCTCAAACCACAGGCCGAGCTGCTCGGTTACGCCCTCAATTCGGACGGCTCGCACATGACGATGCCGAACCAGGAGCGGATCACCCGTTGCGTCGGTCAGGCCCTTCGGAATGCGGGCGTCCAGCCGGATTCGGTCGACTATTACAACGCCCACGGCACGAGCACCCAGGCCAACGACGCGACCGAGACGAAGGTGCTCAAGGAGGTCTTCGGCGACCGCGCCGGGAAGTTGCTGGTCAGCTCGATCAAGGGGGCGCTCGGCCACAGTCTGGGTGCGGCGTCGGCTATCGAGGCGGCTGCGTGCGTCCGTGTGCTCAACGATCAAGTCGTCCCGCCGACGATCAACTACCTCGCCGACCCCGAGCTGGATCTCGACTATGTGCCCAACCAGGCGCGCGAGGCCCGCGTGCGGACGATCCTGAGCGCCTCGTTCGGGTTCGGAGGCACGAACAACGTGCTCGTGTTCGGTCGCGCGGACAGATCGGGCTCGTAA
- a CDS encoding lysophospholipid acyltransferase family protein: protein MDRRAVNIRKGFLRGVLPFVRLLPLPVASRFLSGIGRFEYRMSKGVRAAFDSAVSQGGKTLRCDWDVPAVGERLAGNHILWRSRDLLLDGPSKERALNMFDVEGREHLDAALAQKKGCVLLTSHFGAHMLPAHWLYRQDYPLRLYMERPRNVSKFMIDRFTDDGELSQGKLFISRRGGSTDAASSILRAVRVLRSGMMLFLAGDVRWSGQLTAEAHFMGQTQRFSTTWIALAAMSQAPVVPVFCRIGDDDRYHLEFQPSFQVPRDAQQEDKSSVYAQRFLDLLEEQVRRYPSNSNEYLFWKEPEESAV, encoded by the coding sequence ATGGATCGACGCGCGGTCAACATCCGCAAAGGGTTTCTACGAGGGGTGTTGCCATTCGTTCGACTGTTGCCGCTGCCCGTGGCGTCCAGGTTCTTATCGGGCATCGGCCGGTTTGAATACCGCATGAGCAAAGGGGTTCGCGCGGCGTTCGATTCGGCCGTTTCGCAGGGGGGCAAAACTCTGCGGTGCGACTGGGACGTGCCGGCCGTCGGCGAGCGGCTCGCCGGCAACCACATCCTCTGGCGGTCGCGCGACCTGCTGCTCGACGGCCCCTCGAAAGAGCGGGCGCTCAACATGTTCGACGTCGAGGGGCGCGAGCATCTCGACGCGGCGTTGGCCCAGAAAAAAGGCTGCGTGCTGCTCACCAGCCACTTCGGGGCCCACATGCTGCCGGCGCACTGGCTCTATCGCCAGGATTACCCGCTGCGTCTCTACATGGAACGCCCGCGCAACGTCTCTAAGTTCATGATCGATCGCTTCACCGACGACGGCGAATTGAGCCAGGGCAAGCTGTTCATCTCGCGCCGGGGCGGCTCGACCGACGCCGCCAGTAGCATCCTCCGCGCGGTGCGGGTGCTCCGGTCGGGCATGATGCTCTTCCTCGCCGGTGACGTCCGCTGGAGCGGTCAATTGACGGCCGAAGCCCATTTCATGGGCCAGACCCAACGGTTCTCGACCACCTGGATCGCCCTGGCCGCGATGAGCCAGGCTCCGGTGGTACCCGTCTTCTGCCGCATCGGCGACGACGACCGCTACCACCTGGAATTCCAGCCCTCCTTTCAGGTCCCGCGCGACGCTCAGCAGGAAGACAAATCGAGCGTCTACGCCCAGCGGTTCCTCGATCTCCTCGAAGAACAGGTCCGCCGCTATCCGTCCAACAGCAACGAATACCTGTTCTGGAAAGAGCCCGAAGAGTCGGCGGTCTGA
- the hisD gene encoding histidinol dehydrogenase: protein MENWLKRGVDQAEAAEADAKVRETVERILADIARRGDAAVRELSVKFDKWDRDDYRLSPAEIEGCLAQLSKRDIEDITFAQTQVRNFAQHQRAALWDVEVETLPGVLLGHKNIPVGSAGCYVPGGKYPLLASAHMSVVTAKVAGVPRIVTCAPPYQGKPSAAIVAAQHLAGADEIYCLGGVQAVGAMALGTKSIAPVDLLIGPGNPYVAEAKRQLFGRVGIDLFAGPTETLVIADETVDAELCATDLLGQAEHGPDSPAIFLTTSEKLARETMAEVERLLTILPTAAVARQAWDRQGAVCVADSDEELVRIADRIASEHVQVMTRDPDYFLKNMHNYGALFLGPRTNVAFGDKVIGTNHTLPTMKAARYTGGLWVGKFLKTCTYQRVLTDEASALVGGYCSRLCALEGFVGHAEQANIRVRRYGGVDVPYGGVVEADEARSG from the coding sequence GTGGAGAATTGGCTGAAGCGCGGGGTGGATCAGGCGGAGGCGGCCGAGGCGGATGCGAAGGTCCGCGAGACGGTCGAGCGCATCCTGGCCGACATCGCCCGGCGCGGGGATGCGGCGGTGAGGGAGCTTTCCGTCAAGTTCGACAAGTGGGACCGTGACGATTATCGACTGTCGCCGGCCGAGATCGAAGGCTGCCTGGCTCAGCTCAGCAAGCGCGACATCGAAGACATCACGTTCGCGCAAACGCAGGTTCGCAACTTCGCCCAGCATCAGCGCGCGGCGCTGTGGGACGTCGAGGTCGAGACCCTGCCTGGAGTCCTCCTCGGCCACAAGAACATCCCGGTCGGCTCGGCGGGCTGCTATGTGCCGGGCGGGAAATACCCGTTGCTGGCCTCGGCCCATATGTCGGTCGTCACGGCCAAGGTGGCGGGGGTGCCGAGGATCGTCACCTGCGCGCCGCCGTATCAGGGGAAGCCCTCGGCGGCGATCGTCGCGGCGCAGCATCTGGCGGGGGCGGATGAGATCTACTGCCTCGGCGGCGTCCAGGCCGTCGGCGCGATGGCCCTGGGGACGAAATCGATCGCCCCGGTCGACCTGCTGATCGGCCCCGGCAATCCGTACGTGGCCGAAGCCAAGCGTCAGTTGTTCGGCCGCGTCGGCATCGACCTCTTCGCCGGTCCGACCGAAACCCTCGTCATCGCCGACGAGACCGTCGACGCCGAACTGTGCGCGACCGACTTGCTCGGCCAGGCCGAGCACGGCCCGGATTCGCCGGCGATCTTCTTGACCACGTCGGAGAAGCTCGCCCGCGAGACGATGGCCGAGGTGGAACGGCTGCTCACGATCCTCCCCACGGCCGCCGTCGCCCGGCAGGCCTGGGACCGGCAAGGCGCCGTCTGCGTGGCCGACAGCGACGAGGAGCTGGTTCGGATCGCCGACCGCATCGCGTCCGAGCACGTCCAGGTCATGACCCGCGATCCCGACTACTTCCTGAAGAACATGCACAATTACGGCGCCCTGTTCCTCGGCCCGCGCACCAACGTCGCGTTCGGCGACAAGGTGATCGGCACCAATCACACCTTGCCGACGATGAAGGCCGCCCGCTACACCGGGGGGCTCTGGGTCGGTAAGTTCCTCAAAACCTGCACGTATCAGAGAGTTCTCACGGACGAGGCCTCGGCGCTCGTCGGTGGCTACTGCTCGCGGCTTTGCGCTCTCGAAGGCTTTGTGGGGCACGCCGAGCAGGCCAATATTCGCGTCCGACGCTACGGCGGCGTCGACGTGCCGTACGGCGGCGTCGTCGAAGCCGACGAGGCCAGATCCGGTTGA
- a CDS encoding cupin domain-containing protein, giving the protein MAETNPRLETLYFKPNGRVPNSRFPVLIHRGVIKAAAGVDLADAIEETFRRNDWLNNWRELGVYDYYHFHSTSHEVLGMARGTITLQLGGEGGTIVKLTPGDVVVLPAGTSHTRLDNSSDSQMVGGYPDGRDWDLIRDELVTESEAKAAVKLIGSLPIPARDPATGEIMTLWRDAPRTYGIQF; this is encoded by the coding sequence ATGGCGGAAACGAATCCTCGCCTCGAAACGCTGTATTTCAAGCCCAACGGCCGCGTTCCCAATAGCCGCTTCCCCGTCCTGATCCACCGAGGCGTCATCAAGGCCGCCGCGGGCGTCGACCTCGCCGACGCGATCGAAGAGACGTTCAGGCGGAATGATTGGCTGAACAACTGGCGCGAACTCGGCGTGTACGACTACTATCATTTCCATTCGACGAGCCACGAAGTGCTCGGCATGGCGCGGGGGACGATCACGCTCCAGCTCGGCGGCGAGGGCGGGACGATCGTCAAGCTGACGCCTGGCGACGTCGTCGTGCTGCCCGCCGGCACATCGCACACCCGGCTCGACAATTCGAGCGATTCCCAGATGGTCGGCGGCTATCCCGACGGCCGCGACTGGGACCTGATCCGTGACGAACTGGTGACCGAAAGCGAAGCGAAGGCCGCCGTCAAGCTGATCGGCAGCCTGCCGATTCCGGCGCGAGACCCCGCCACCGGCGAGATCATGACGCTCTGGCGCGACGCGCCCAGGACGTACGGCATCCAGTTCTAA
- a CDS encoding PLP-dependent aminotransferase family protein produces the protein MKLALEKPELVSLAAGFVDQQSLPVEETTRATEKVLGDARGGRSALQYGNTIGDEALRTLLVERLEQGHDAAPGTYRDAVARTVVTTGSAQLIYLVGEALLNPGDIVLVESPTYFVFLGPLETRGARAVRVPIDGQGLRIDALEEALSQIQEDGQLDRVKLIYTIPEHANPTGISLAEDRRKPLLDLANRWSKIAGRRIFVLEDAAYHGLSYGRPEAKSIWSLDPEAETVILARTFSKTFSPGLKLGYGVLPNELVDPILRLKGNHDFGSSNFAQRLLHRVIADGDYDRHVERLREIYGRKRDIFLDALDRFLKPFQNEVTWTRPQGGLFVWMTMPEGIDTGFDGPLFARCLAEGVIYVPGEFAFAPEPSPFPRNHLRLTFGVPDEETLVEGARRLAEAVCATLSPSATA, from the coding sequence ATGAAGCTCGCGCTCGAGAAGCCGGAGCTCGTCTCGCTGGCGGCAGGGTTCGTGGATCAGCAGTCGTTGCCCGTCGAGGAAACGACCCGGGCGACTGAGAAGGTGCTCGGCGACGCCCGGGGAGGACGTTCGGCGCTTCAATATGGAAACACGATCGGTGACGAGGCGTTGCGGACGCTTCTAGTCGAGCGTCTCGAACAGGGACATGACGCGGCGCCCGGGACGTACCGCGACGCGGTCGCCCGCACGGTCGTCACGACCGGCTCGGCGCAGTTGATTTACCTGGTGGGCGAAGCGCTTCTCAATCCCGGCGACATCGTCCTGGTGGAGTCGCCGACTTACTTCGTGTTCCTCGGTCCGCTCGAAACCCGGGGCGCTCGGGCCGTCCGGGTGCCGATCGACGGCCAGGGACTGCGGATCGATGCGCTCGAAGAGGCGCTCTCCCAGATCCAGGAAGACGGCCAGCTCGATCGGGTGAAGCTGATCTACACGATTCCCGAGCATGCCAACCCGACGGGCATCAGTCTTGCGGAAGATCGCCGCAAGCCGCTGCTCGACCTGGCGAATCGGTGGTCGAAGATCGCGGGAAGGCGGATCTTCGTGCTGGAAGACGCCGCGTACCACGGTCTGTCGTACGGCAGGCCCGAGGCCAAGAGCATCTGGAGCCTCGATCCGGAAGCGGAGACGGTGATCCTGGCCCGAACGTTCAGCAAAACCTTCAGTCCGGGTCTGAAGTTGGGCTATGGAGTTTTACCCAACGAGCTGGTGGACCCGATCTTGAGATTGAAGGGGAACCACGACTTCGGTTCGTCGAACTTCGCGCAGCGGCTGTTGCATCGGGTGATCGCCGACGGCGATTACGACCGGCACGTCGAGCGGCTGCGGGAGATCTACGGCCGCAAGCGCGACATCTTCCTCGACGCCCTCGATCGGTTTCTCAAGCCGTTCCAGAACGAGGTGACGTGGACGAGGCCCCAGGGGGGGCTGTTCGTCTGGATGACGATGCCGGAGGGGATCGACACGGGATTTGACGGACCGCTGTTTGCGAGGTGCCTGGCCGAGGGGGTGATCTACGTCCCTGGCGAGTTCGCCTTCGCTCCGGAACCCAGCCCCTTCCCTCGCAACCACTTGCGGCTGACCTTCGGCGTGCCGGACGAGGAGACGCTGGTGGAAGGGGCCAGACGACTGGCGGAAGCGGTGTGCGCAACCTTGAGTCCGTCTGCGACTGCGTGA
- a CDS encoding LptF/LptG family permease, with protein sequence MGILQRYVCGEVFRAFALALLTMTIIFVLFMVAAEALRSRMLAPMDVLNLIPYVIPSTLPYTMPVSLLFAVTVVYGRIAGDNEIIAVKSAGVSVMAVIWPTIFLGAAVSGFLWQTSRTWIPQSAHQAKLVLFKDLEDLIYKYLKRDKEFSAPGMPVFIKVHDVEGRLLIKPTFKKKTKNADNTDSYSETIQADRARLQFDLDNKLVVVHLEGAEVQNHEGDFDVTLLPNQTFEFPLPSNNNAFALKSIQEHTNRELDAELVIAKERLANDRKRQAIGAGFLFASGRFNRVDGVNGVNWGVAGVNWADVGQAANQNSYWRKRCNEFETEKQLRSSMAFGSLLFVILGAPIGIRFAKRDFLSAFMTCFLPIIGLYYPLMLFGINMGKEGTMEPYKALWISNLVLAVLAGWVYPRIIKY encoded by the coding sequence TTGGGTATCCTTCAACGCTACGTCTGTGGAGAGGTGTTCCGCGCGTTCGCGCTGGCGCTTCTGACCATGACCATCATCTTCGTTCTGTTCATGGTCGCCGCCGAGGCTTTGCGAAGCCGCATGCTGGCGCCGATGGACGTGCTCAACCTCATTCCTTATGTGATCCCGAGCACCCTGCCTTACACCATGCCGGTGTCGCTGTTGTTCGCCGTGACGGTCGTTTACGGCCGGATCGCCGGCGACAACGAGATCATCGCCGTCAAGAGCGCGGGGGTCAGCGTGATGGCCGTCATCTGGCCCACGATCTTCCTGGGCGCGGCCGTGAGCGGCTTTCTGTGGCAGACGAGCCGGACCTGGATTCCCCAGAGCGCCCACCAGGCGAAGCTCGTGCTCTTCAAGGACCTCGAAGATCTCATCTACAAATATCTCAAGCGAGACAAGGAATTCTCGGCTCCCGGCATGCCGGTCTTCATCAAGGTGCACGACGTCGAAGGCCGGTTGTTGATCAAGCCGACCTTCAAGAAAAAGACGAAGAACGCGGACAACACCGACTCTTATTCGGAGACGATCCAGGCCGACCGCGCGCGGCTCCAGTTCGACCTCGACAACAAGCTCGTCGTCGTTCATCTCGAAGGCGCGGAGGTGCAGAACCATGAGGGCGACTTCGACGTCACCCTGCTCCCCAATCAGACGTTCGAATTTCCGCTGCCGTCGAACAACAATGCGTTCGCCTTGAAGTCGATCCAGGAACACACCAACCGCGAGCTCGATGCCGAGCTGGTGATCGCCAAGGAACGGCTGGCCAACGATCGCAAGCGTCAAGCCATCGGCGCGGGGTTTCTCTTCGCCTCCGGGCGGTTCAACCGCGTCGACGGCGTGAACGGCGTCAATTGGGGCGTGGCCGGCGTCAACTGGGCGGACGTCGGTCAGGCCGCGAACCAGAACAGCTACTGGCGAAAGCGTTGCAACGAATTCGAGACCGAGAAGCAGCTTCGCAGCTCGATGGCGTTCGGCAGCCTGCTGTTCGTGATCCTCGGCGCTCCGATTGGCATCCGGTTCGCGAAGCGCGACTTTCTCAGTGCGTTCATGACGTGTTTTCTGCCGATCATCGGTCTGTATTACCCGCTCATGCTGTTCGGAATCAACATGGGCAAAGAAGGGACGATGGAGCCTTACAAGGCGCTCTGGATCAGCAACCTGGTCCTGGCCGTGCTGGCCGGCTGGGTTTATCCGCGAATTATCAAGTATTGA